From Rhodovibrio salinarum DSM 9154:
GGAACCACTTGTGCAGCAGGTGTGGCTGGACTCGAGGACCGTTCCGACCTTTACCGTGAACTGCTTGTGGCCGTGACCGTATTTGTGTAGGCCCATCCGAACCATCCGAACCTTCTTCTCCGGGGTCGGGTCGATTTTGTAGATATTCTCCATGCTGTCGCAGTGAGGGCAGACCGGACCCTTGGGCCACATGATCGCCTCTAAGTTCGCGAATGCGACGATGTCGTCATGGAAGTAGGGGGTGATCAGAACGCTCAACGCGACTCTCCGATCCTTATAGAAGGTCATAGCGAATCGGCTGGGTTTGTCAGGTATGTAGTCGCCAAAAAAAGAAGCCGGGCCAGGGTGTTGCTCCCTGGCCCGGCCCGCAAGCCGCGTCGCCCGCGCCGCGCAGAATACGCCTTAGGCGTAGCGCGCGATGTCGAAGGCGCCGTGCGGCTTGGTCTTGAAATAGGGCGTGTCGGTTGCTTCGACTCCCCCCTTCGGCGGTACGGCAAGCTCCGCCTTCTCCTTCGCGACGCGGCGGATTTCGGTTCGGGTGATCCCGACATCACGCAACATCTCAGGCGATAGCTCGCCGAGTTCGCGGCGGACGCGGGCCCGCACACGCGCGCGGGCGAGGGCCGGCAATGCGCGTGTCAGGGCGTGTTGCAGCCGGCTGCGTAGGCTGCGCACCGTGTCTGCCCGGGCCGCGTGCGTGCGACGCGCCAAGCGGTTCGCATCGACATCGGTGGCCTGCTCGCGCTGGGCAATCTGCTCGACTGCGTGTACGCGCGCGTGGACCAGTTGGTCCTGTTCGCTTTGGGTGAATCGCGCCATGGTGTTTCCCCATCTTGGAAGATCGTGATGAACGGTTTCCAGACGGGCACCCACGTCCCGAGACGCAATCATCACAAGCCGTCGATATCTCATCCGCGGCTCAATCGATCGCGCCCAGCCCCGTGAACCGTGGCCTTCGGTGCGCGGGCGTCCTTCCTTCATCCTGCTAGCCGTATAGATGGCCCTACTGATTATAGGGACACAGCGCAGTTTTCGCAGCGCAGTAATGACTGTGCTGCAGAGCCACATCGTCGCAGGATAGGCGCGTTATGGGTCTGCTTTGAAATAACGGGTCGAACTGCCGCAGGGCTTGGCTCGGATTACAGCACCCGGCGCGGGAACCGTCTAAAGAGTGGCGCTTCGAAGTCCTGACGGCCTTGAACGGTGGGACAAGGCCCGATCGCCCAGAACGGGGAGAGCTGCTTACCCGAACGCCTTGAAGCCAATCAGGGTAAAGGTGTCGGCAATCCCCGGAAGGGTCTGGACCTTCTTGTTCACGAAATGGCCGATGTCCGCCTCATCCGGGAGGTAACACTTCACCATCAGGTCGAACTGGCCGGAGATCGAGTGCACCTCAGACACCTCCTCGACCTGCTGGATCAGATCGTCGGCGACCTCATAGGCCTTGCCCAGGTCGCACTTCACCTGGATGAAGATGGTCTTCATGAACGGGCCCTCGTGGCCGGTTGAAAGACACGGCACGCCGCAAGACTAGCCAACGGATCGCCGGTCCCCAAGAGGATAGTTGACACCGCCAATCCGTTGGATCT
This genomic window contains:
- a CDS encoding transposase, which produces MSVLITPYFHDDIVAFANLEAIMWPKGPVCPHCDSMENIYKIDPTPEKKVRMVRMGLHKYGHGHKQFTVKVGTVLESSHTCCTSGSKRLTFSDPTRQEGHERPQAS
- a CDS encoding DUF1127 domain-containing protein, yielding MARFTQSEQDQLVHARVHAVEQIAQREQATDVDANRLARRTHAARADTVRSLRSRLQHALTRALPALARARVRARVRRELGELSPEMLRDVGITRTEIRRVAKEKAELAVPPKGGVEATDTPYFKTKPHGAFDIARYA
- a CDS encoding Lrp/AsnC ligand binding domain-containing protein; this translates as MKTIFIQVKCDLGKAYEVADDLIQQVEEVSEVHSISGQFDLMVKCYLPDEADIGHFVNKKVQTLPGIADTFTLIGFKAFG